One Longimicrobium sp. DNA segment encodes these proteins:
- a CDS encoding M48 family metallopeptidase, translated as MRVNARDFIHPEDAAAQDQLRSIPMFDQFVKAFLKVFQEQLFHNQYISQAIRLGPNQLPHLHKHLVDCCQVLEMEVPEMYLQNSGEINAFSLGDTRRFVVVTAELVDSLDEDELRAVIAHEVGHLVCRHTLYKTMAMVLANGGAAILGPLSVAVKPIEIALAYWSRRSEFSADRAAAVVLGGPEPVVETMIRLAGGKKSVTADVNVEEYLKQAEDFDKLAENAWDKVLQLLSVMEATHPFSALRAREIMRWCQGEQYRRLSAALRGMQAGERCPACGNAVEQEWKFCRQCGTALLRVQIAPPAADPAADAPAAGAPGPAQ; from the coding sequence ATGCGCGTCAACGCCCGAGACTTCATCCACCCCGAGGATGCCGCGGCCCAGGACCAGCTGCGCAGCATCCCCATGTTCGACCAGTTCGTCAAAGCCTTCCTGAAAGTCTTCCAGGAGCAGCTCTTCCACAACCAGTACATCTCGCAGGCCATCCGCCTGGGCCCCAACCAGCTCCCCCATCTCCACAAGCACCTCGTGGACTGCTGCCAGGTGCTGGAGATGGAGGTGCCGGAGATGTATCTCCAGAACTCGGGCGAGATCAACGCGTTCTCGCTGGGCGACACGCGCCGCTTCGTGGTGGTCACCGCCGAGCTGGTCGACTCGCTCGACGAGGACGAGCTGCGCGCGGTGATCGCCCACGAGGTTGGCCACCTGGTCTGCCGCCACACGCTGTACAAGACCATGGCGATGGTGCTGGCCAACGGCGGCGCCGCCATCCTCGGCCCGCTGTCGGTGGCGGTGAAGCCGATCGAGATCGCGCTGGCCTACTGGTCGCGCCGCTCCGAGTTCTCCGCCGACCGCGCGGCGGCGGTGGTGCTCGGCGGCCCCGAGCCGGTGGTGGAGACGATGATCCGGCTGGCCGGCGGGAAGAAGTCGGTGACGGCGGACGTGAACGTGGAGGAGTACCTGAAGCAGGCCGAGGACTTCGACAAGCTGGCCGAGAACGCGTGGGACAAGGTGCTGCAGCTGCTGTCGGTGATGGAGGCCACGCACCCGTTCAGCGCGCTGCGCGCCCGCGAGATCATGCGCTGGTGCCAGGGCGAGCAGTACCGGCGCCTGTCCGCGGCGCTGCGCGGCATGCAGGCGGGCGAGCGCTGCCCCGCGTGCGGCAACGCGGTGGAGCAGGAGTGGAAGTTCTGCCGCCAGTGCGGCACCGCGCTGCTGAGGGTGCAGATCGCGCCTCCCGCGGCCGATCCCGCCGCCGACGCCCCCGCGGCGGGCGCGCCGGGCCCGGCGCAGTAG
- a CDS encoding aconitase family protein — protein sequence MIPSLLTRKIEKLPPEVRLEGRILFLVDDAELVRRQLEGEDVELTEEVRAKLRDNISTDEITPAYICYYYDETLGEFPYLGLKAGTEFPIRQGLVKKGGFVASVSGKRRGKGSSREQSPYAEMMAGIRVVIAENIERIYRENCQNLGVLTSTNFELIDRIRRGETIPLSEFTEGADEITRGIIEHGGLFNYNVARLQGTVRTPPISCHGAGETAEDLDRQDVRMLRGSGEYNQPGPDTGVDGAAAQFVATSTSNAGSDALGAAGTTHGPGPRPMTLAEKIFARHWVTDLSKDAVGVPWVQPGDSGFVKTDIRFSHEYVTPMSAIFFEHYVGEDEKVLEPESILFFRDHLTFLKDAMTQERIQMGLLNVANQLEVKQREFAEKQGVRLYGELGHGKHGSEAICHSKILEAYAEPGQIIIGSDSHTPHAGAVGCVAFGVGTTAIFNSWITRDVRVEVPKSFRVVVRGEKPANVSAKDFMLEILRQPYIKDGHAIGQIIEYTGPAVEALSVDERATMTNMAAEVGAFTGIVAPDAKTADYLVEQRGMSRERAEALCDGLFSDEGAEYVMTIEIDASTLRPMIALPGDPGNGQHVDELAEPVRIDIAYAGSCTAGKKEDMDMYAAVLREYAERGERKPEHVQFYIQCGSQEVYAYCQEQGYDRIFDAVGATFIEPSCGACINAGPGVSRKPTDVTISAINRNFPGRSGPGQLYLASPYTVAASAMAGEIVAWEPQPELAGV from the coding sequence ATGATCCCGTCGCTGCTGACGCGCAAGATCGAGAAGCTTCCCCCCGAGGTGCGCCTCGAGGGCCGTATCCTCTTCCTGGTGGACGACGCCGAGCTGGTGCGCCGCCAGCTCGAGGGCGAGGACGTCGAGCTCACGGAAGAGGTGCGCGCGAAGCTCCGCGACAACATCTCCACCGACGAGATCACCCCCGCGTACATCTGCTACTACTACGACGAGACGCTGGGCGAATTCCCGTATCTCGGCCTGAAGGCGGGGACCGAGTTCCCCATCCGGCAGGGGCTGGTGAAGAAGGGCGGCTTCGTGGCCTCCGTCAGCGGCAAGCGCCGCGGCAAGGGCTCGTCGCGCGAGCAGAGCCCGTACGCCGAGATGATGGCGGGGATCCGGGTGGTGATCGCCGAGAACATCGAGCGCATCTACCGCGAGAACTGCCAGAACCTGGGCGTGCTGACGTCGACCAACTTCGAGCTGATCGACCGCATCCGCCGCGGCGAGACCATCCCGCTCAGCGAGTTCACCGAGGGCGCCGACGAGATCACCCGCGGCATCATCGAGCACGGCGGGCTCTTCAACTACAACGTGGCGCGGCTGCAGGGGACGGTGCGCACGCCGCCCATCTCCTGCCACGGTGCGGGTGAGACGGCCGAGGACCTGGACCGGCAGGACGTGCGGATGCTGCGCGGCAGCGGCGAGTACAACCAGCCCGGCCCCGACACCGGCGTGGACGGCGCCGCGGCCCAGTTCGTGGCCACGTCGACCTCGAACGCCGGCTCCGACGCGCTGGGCGCCGCGGGGACGACACACGGCCCGGGGCCGCGCCCGATGACGCTGGCGGAGAAGATCTTCGCGCGGCACTGGGTGACGGATTTGTCGAAGGACGCGGTCGGCGTGCCGTGGGTGCAGCCGGGCGATTCGGGATTCGTGAAGACCGACATCCGCTTCAGCCACGAGTACGTGACGCCGATGTCGGCCATCTTCTTCGAGCACTACGTGGGCGAGGACGAGAAGGTGCTGGAGCCGGAGTCGATCCTCTTCTTCCGCGACCACCTGACCTTCCTGAAGGATGCGATGACGCAGGAGCGCATCCAGATGGGCCTTCTCAACGTGGCCAACCAGCTCGAGGTCAAGCAGCGCGAGTTCGCCGAGAAGCAGGGCGTCCGCCTGTACGGCGAGCTGGGGCACGGCAAGCACGGCTCCGAGGCCATCTGCCACAGCAAGATCCTGGAGGCCTACGCCGAGCCGGGGCAGATCATCATCGGCTCCGACAGCCACACGCCGCACGCTGGCGCGGTGGGCTGCGTGGCGTTCGGCGTGGGGACCACGGCCATCTTCAACTCGTGGATCACCCGGGACGTGCGGGTGGAGGTGCCGAAGTCGTTCCGCGTGGTGGTGCGCGGCGAGAAGCCGGCGAACGTCTCCGCAAAGGATTTCATGCTGGAGATCCTCCGCCAGCCGTACATCAAGGACGGCCACGCGATCGGGCAGATCATCGAGTACACCGGCCCCGCGGTCGAGGCGCTCAGCGTGGACGAGCGCGCGACGATGACCAACATGGCCGCCGAGGTGGGCGCCTTCACCGGGATCGTGGCCCCCGACGCGAAGACGGCCGACTACCTGGTGGAGCAGCGGGGGATGAGCCGCGAGCGGGCCGAGGCGTTGTGCGACGGCCTGTTCAGCGACGAGGGCGCCGAGTACGTGATGACCATCGAGATCGACGCCTCCACCCTCCGCCCGATGATCGCGCTCCCCGGCGACCCGGGGAACGGGCAGCACGTGGACGAGCTGGCCGAGCCGGTGCGCATCGACATCGCCTACGCGGGGAGCTGCACGGCGGGGAAGAAGGAGGACATGGACATGTACGCCGCCGTGCTGCGCGAGTACGCCGAGCGCGGCGAGCGCAAGCCCGAGCACGTGCAGTTCTACATCCAGTGCGGCAGCCAGGAGGTGTACGCCTACTGCCAGGAGCAGGGCTACGACCGCATCTTCGACGCGGTGGGCGCCACCTTCATCGAGCCGAGCTGCGGCGCGTGCATCAACGCCGGCCCGGGGGTGAGCCGCAAGCCCACCGACGTGACGATCAGCGCCATCAACCGCAACTTCCCCGGCCGCAGCGGCCCGGGGCAGCTGTACCTGGCGTCGCCGTACACGGTGGCCGCCAGCGCCATGGCCGGCGAGATCGTGGCCTGGGAGCCGCAGCCGGAGCTCGCGGGGGTGTAG
- a CDS encoding zinc ribbon domain-containing protein: MGTFKSSRFFPLSPPDLAPVGHEVMREFQGRGFEVKGEQSLTGSWFISIHQGGTFKAVVGMKTALNIRIEPVDGGTQVNAGIGIFGQQVIPTLVTTLVFWPVLIGQVAGMVQSAKLDDEALVIVEAALRRHTPGFHPAPGYPPPPGYAPAPGYPPPPGYAPAPGYPPAPGYPPAAGYPPPQQPETPAPPAPADAPAVPVGAMPAGFCSECGAKLGPGAKFCSQCGTSIGASV, from the coding sequence ATGGGCACGTTCAAGTCCAGCCGCTTCTTCCCGCTCTCGCCCCCCGACCTGGCGCCCGTGGGGCACGAGGTGATGCGCGAGTTCCAGGGCCGCGGGTTCGAGGTGAAGGGTGAGCAGAGCCTGACCGGGAGCTGGTTCATCAGCATCCACCAGGGCGGCACGTTCAAGGCGGTGGTGGGGATGAAGACCGCGCTGAACATCCGCATCGAGCCGGTGGACGGCGGCACGCAGGTGAACGCGGGGATCGGGATCTTCGGCCAGCAGGTGATCCCCACGCTGGTGACCACGCTGGTCTTCTGGCCCGTGCTGATCGGGCAGGTGGCGGGGATGGTGCAGAGCGCCAAGCTCGACGACGAGGCGCTGGTGATCGTGGAAGCCGCGCTCCGCCGCCACACGCCGGGATTCCACCCCGCGCCGGGCTACCCGCCCCCGCCGGGGTACGCGCCCGCCCCCGGCTATCCGCCCCCGCCGGGATACGCGCCTGCCCCCGGCTATCCCCCCGCGCCGGGATATCCGCCCGCGGCCGGATACCCGCCGCCGCAGCAACCGGAGACGCCCGCGCCGCCCGCGCCCGCCGATGCTCCCGCCGTCCCCGTCGGTGCGATGCCGGCCGGCTTCTGCTCCGAGTGCGGCGCGAAGCTCGGCCCCGGCGCCAAGTTCTGCAGCCAGTGCGGCACCAGCATCGGCGCGTCGGTCTGA
- a CDS encoding DUF4259 domain-containing protein — protein sequence MGAWGVGAFDNDTALDWLDTLERLGAEAMLVAFQTIAEEGERIEVEQARIAIAAAEAVAASRGRPAPDLPGELAEWVRARGGDVDAALAAQAVDAVTRIREASDLRDLWGEDDSGAEWETTIAELLDRLRTAG from the coding sequence ATGGGTGCGTGGGGCGTGGGCGCCTTCGACAACGACACGGCGCTGGACTGGCTCGACACGCTGGAGCGCCTGGGCGCGGAGGCGATGCTGGTCGCCTTCCAGACGATCGCGGAGGAGGGCGAGCGCATCGAGGTGGAGCAGGCGCGCATCGCCATCGCGGCGGCCGAGGCGGTGGCGGCATCGCGCGGCCGTCCCGCGCCCGACCTCCCCGGCGAGCTGGCGGAGTGGGTGCGGGCGCGCGGCGGCGACGTCGATGCCGCGCTCGCCGCGCAGGCCGTGGACGCCGTCACCCGCATCCGCGAGGCGTCCGACCTGCGCGACCTGTGGGGCGAGGACGACAGCGGCGCCGAATGGGAGACGACCATCGCCGAACTGCTCGACCGGCTGCGCACGGCCGGCTAG
- a CDS encoding DNA-3-methyladenine glycosylase I: protein MSEFTWGWRSTEGGGEMSGYCDAAPGHEWHGPYHDHEYGFPLAGDDELLERLALEINQAGLSWLTILKKRDAFRRAFDGFDVDRVAAYGDEDRERLMADPGIIRNRLKIDAVIENARRIRQLRESHGSFAAWLDAHHPRSKEEWVKLFKRTFRFTGGEIVGEFLMSTGYLPGAHRPDCPVHARILAAGPAWARTAAAAV, encoded by the coding sequence TTGTCTGAGTTCACGTGGGGATGGAGATCAACGGAGGGCGGCGGGGAGATGTCGGGATACTGCGACGCGGCGCCGGGGCACGAGTGGCACGGGCCCTATCACGATCACGAATACGGGTTTCCGCTCGCCGGCGACGACGAGCTGCTGGAGAGGCTGGCGCTGGAGATCAACCAGGCCGGGCTCTCCTGGCTCACCATCCTCAAGAAGCGCGACGCCTTCCGCCGTGCCTTCGACGGCTTCGACGTGGACCGCGTCGCGGCGTACGGCGACGAGGACCGCGAGCGGCTGATGGCCGACCCCGGCATCATCCGCAACCGGCTGAAGATCGACGCGGTGATCGAGAACGCGCGCCGCATCCGGCAGCTGCGCGAGTCGCACGGCTCGTTCGCGGCATGGCTCGACGCGCATCACCCGCGCTCGAAGGAAGAGTGGGTGAAGCTGTTCAAGCGCACCTTCCGCTTCACCGGCGGCGAGATCGTGGGCGAGTTCCTGATGAGCACCGGCTACCTCCCCGGCGCGCATCGCCCCGACTGCCCCGTGCACGCGCGCATCCTGGCGGCCGGCCCGGCGTGGGCGCGCACGGCCGCCGCCGCGGTCTGA
- a CDS encoding ankyrin repeat domain-containing protein — MDDDPRAEFIEAASVPLDAWHASGTLDRAEELLAAHPRIADADIYTAATLGDDAAVRRFLAANPELARAKGGPRGWDALTYLCFSRYLRLDPARSDGFVRAAEALLAAGAEANTGFFSGDHQPHPTLESAIYGAAGVAHHPGVTRLLLEHGADPNDDETPYHSPETLDDRALRVLVESGRMTADSLTTMLHRKLDWHHSDGVRWLLEHGADPDRVSHWGNRALHHALGRDNPLAFFELLMDHGADPTLPPREGPSAFARAARMGRADVLDLFARRGFAMEMETDDAFAAACARGDEAAVREMMARDPDLLPRVMREDAAILPRFAGAGNTAGTRLLLDLGFDVTAMTGGRPWETGDTALHLAVWRDRRDTVELLLERDAPLEATNRRGETPLELAVRALAEPSEWTPHESTALVARLLAAGARPDAVKRFPTGSPEADALLRQHGRE, encoded by the coding sequence ATGGACGACGATCCCCGCGCCGAATTCATCGAGGCCGCGTCGGTGCCGCTCGACGCGTGGCACGCTTCCGGGACGCTCGATCGCGCCGAGGAGCTCCTCGCGGCGCACCCCCGGATCGCCGACGCGGACATCTACACCGCCGCGACGCTGGGCGACGACGCGGCAGTGCGACGCTTCCTGGCCGCCAATCCCGAGCTCGCCCGCGCGAAGGGCGGCCCGCGCGGCTGGGACGCGCTGACCTACCTCTGCTTCTCGCGCTACCTGCGGCTCGATCCCGCCCGCTCCGACGGCTTCGTGCGCGCCGCCGAGGCCCTGCTCGCTGCCGGCGCCGAGGCGAACACCGGCTTCTTCTCCGGGGACCACCAGCCCCATCCCACGCTGGAGAGCGCAATCTACGGCGCCGCGGGCGTGGCCCACCATCCCGGCGTCACCCGCCTGCTGCTGGAGCACGGCGCCGACCCCAACGACGACGAGACGCCGTACCACTCCCCCGAGACCCTCGACGACCGCGCGCTGAGGGTGCTGGTGGAGAGCGGGCGGATGACGGCGGACAGCCTCACCACCATGCTCCACCGCAAGCTCGACTGGCACCACTCGGACGGCGTGCGGTGGCTGCTGGAGCACGGCGCCGATCCCGATCGCGTCAGCCACTGGGGGAACCGCGCGCTCCACCACGCGCTCGGCCGCGACAACCCGCTCGCGTTCTTCGAGCTGCTGATGGACCACGGCGCCGACCCCACGCTCCCGCCGCGCGAGGGGCCGTCCGCGTTCGCGCGCGCGGCGCGGATGGGGCGCGCCGACGTGCTGGACCTGTTCGCGCGCCGCGGCTTCGCCATGGAGATGGAGACGGACGACGCTTTCGCCGCCGCCTGCGCGCGCGGGGACGAGGCGGCCGTGCGGGAGATGATGGCGCGCGATCCGGATCTCCTCCCGCGCGTGATGCGCGAGGACGCGGCGATCCTGCCGCGCTTCGCCGGGGCGGGGAATACCGCCGGCACGCGGCTGCTCCTCGACCTGGGCTTCGACGTAACCGCGATGACGGGCGGGCGGCCGTGGGAGACGGGCGACACAGCGCTCCACCTCGCCGTCTGGCGCGATCGCAGGGATACCGTCGAGCTGCTGCTGGAGCGCGACGCCCCGCTCGAGGCCACCAATCGCCGCGGCGAGACGCCGCTGGAACTCGCCGTCCGCGCGCTCGCCGAGCCGTCGGAGTGGACACCGCACGAATCCACCGCGCTGGTCGCCCGCCTCCTCGCCGCCGGCGCGCGCCCCGACGCGGTGAAGCGCTTCCCCACCGGCTCGCCCGAGGCGGACGCGCTCCTTCGCCAGCACGGCCGCGAGTAG